AGACTGTTACCTGTTTGTGATCAGATTTTAACTCTACTGACAGGTTCTTTTTCTTTGCAGTTTTATCGTTCAGTCTGATTACCTCTTGTGCAAGGGTCAACAGATCAAAATCGAACAAATCGAAAGATTGCTTTTCCGCTTCAAGTCTTGAATAATCAAGAATCAAATTCAGAGTCTCGATTAATCTTTGAGCTCCCGAATTTATGATTTTTGCCATCTCGAGAATTTCAGAGTCCGTGGCAACTTCTTCCAGAATCTCAGCATATCCAAGTATACCTATCATTGGAGTCCTGAGCTCGTGGCTCATGTTAGCCATCAAATTGGCTTTGATTCTGCTCAGCTCCTCTCCTTTTATTTGTGCATACTTTATTGTCGACTCGATCAGTTTTTTGTCGGTAAGATCGATTCCAATTCCGATCAGGAGACCGCTCGACACCCGGATGTTTGACCAGATTGAATCAAGATATCCACCGTCATGTTTTCTCACACGGAATTCTTCCCATGCGATTTCTGCCCGAAGCATATAATCAGCAGCCCGTTGTCTTTCTCCTTCGTCGGGATATGCCTCCTCCATCAGATTAATCCTGTTGATCAGATCGTTCGAATAACCCGTCTTCTTTTCGAACTCGGCATTGACCATTGTTACATTAGTTTTCGGGTCAAACCGGGTAATCATAACTGGAATAGTGTTGATTATCCTCTCAAACAGCTCCTTCTGTGCTGCGAGTTGCTGCTCGTCTTCTTTTCGGATTCTCTCGCTCTCTACATGTTTGAGCACAAAGGAAATATCACCCGATATCTCATTTATCAGGTCTATCTCACTTTTATCAAAAAATCCGGGCTCTTTCGAGAAGAGTTGAAGAATAAATCTTACTTCTTCATTAACTACCACCGGGAAAATACCAAGGGAACGGAGTTCATACTGATTGATGACAGAATTTTTGATCGAATTAAAAATCAATTGCTTCTTGTGAGTAAGAATATTCTCTCTCACCATGGGTTCATCAAGGTAAAGAAACAGATCGGATTCAGGGATCCTTTTTTGATCATTACCAAAAACAAATTTTTCCGGTTCTGCTGTCTTGAAATGACAGGGACACAGGAGAAGGGTTACAAGATCAAATTCGGCAGTTTCAAGGAAAATGGAACCAATCGTTTGTATCAGAACCGTTTCCTCTTCGATAGTCATCAGGCTTCTGTTTACCATGCTCAGAACTCTGTATAACCTGTTAAGCTTCTCAAGCTCATTTTCGTATCGAATCAGATGAGAAACATCTCTAATCGAGCAAAGGTATGACTGTCTTTGATCAAATTCGATCGGAGTGACCCTTAATTCACAGGTTTTAATTTCATTGGTACCGGTCAATATATTGATTATTGATTTGGTGCCTGCTACCGCCGGGAATCCGAATTCTTTTCCAAGCAGTGAGGTTTTCAACCTGAACATCTCCTCAGCAGCCGGATTTGAAAAGATGATAATCCCCTCCTGATTGACCACAAGCATCGGATCAGGATTTTGCTGAATTACCTTGTTTAGTTTTGCTTCCGACTTTTTGACCAGATTCAGAGCCATCACATGATCGGCGTAAACCTGGAATTGTGCGAGAAAAAGTTTGGAGGGGAGCGGACGCGTTAGATACGCATCGGCGCCCGATTCAAGTCCTTTGACCTGATGGTCACTTTCTTTAAGGTATGCGGTTATCAGTATTACAAATATATTACTGGTAAGGGTATCCGCTTTGAGGATTTTGAGGAGTTCTATGCCGGAGAGATCAGGCATTTCGATGTCAAGCAATATGATATCAGGAAAGATGCTCTGAGCCATCCTCAGACCATCTTTTCCCCCAACCGCAGTGAATGTTCTAAATCCGGCCTTCTTGAGAATATATTCCTGACTCTGAATTAAATCGGGATTATCGTCAACAATAAGTACTGAGATAGTTTCGTTCTTCATTTTCTCTTTTAATTTCAATTTACACTTTTATTTCAAGTCCAAGCAATACTCTTTGAGTATCAGTGAGATCACCAACAATTCTTCTTACCGGAAGAGGAAGAATTTTTATCAATGTCGTGGTTGCGAGCACCTGATCCTGCACGGCAAGTTCAGGACTGTCCAGAACATCTATAATAAGAAGTTCATAGTCATCATTTAAATTTGATTTACAAAGGCTTTTCAGATTTGACACCGCCTGTTCCGAGCGGGCAGTTTTACCTGTTATATAGAGTTTTAGTTGATATTTCCTCATTTATTCCTCCGCCAGGGGTAATTCCACGGTAAAAGTTGTCCCCGCTCCCACTTCACTTTCCACCGTAATTGTCCCGCCGTGACCGTCAACGATTTTCTTAACGATCATCAAACCCAGTCCGGTACTTTTTTCACCACCTGTACTTTTTACACTCGTCTTGGCAAATGGTTTGAAAAGTTTTATAATTTCATTCGAGGGAATCCCCTGCCCCTGATCTTTTACCACCAGCCTCGCCTTTTTCAGGTCTTTCATGATGGCAACAACTGTGGTGGTGTTTTGGTATGAGTATTTTACAGCGTTTGTTAAAAGGTTGGTGATGACCTGATCTATCTTGTTCAGATCGGCGTATAGTGGAAGTGATTCCTCCGAAGAGACAAAATTTATGAAGATATTCTTCTTTTCTGCAAGCGATTTATTAAGGGTAACTGCATCCCTCACGAGTTGTACAAGATCAAACCGTGTCTTGTTCAGATTCATTTGTCCGGACTCTATGCTGGAGATATCCAGCAACTCAGTCACCATGTTTAGCATGAACTTTGACAAAGAATCAATTTTTTCCAAAAAACTGACTGCCTCTTCCGAAAGTTTTTCCTTCTCCTCCAGTATAAACTCTGAAAGATTCATTATAACCCCGAGCGGATTTCGTAAATCGTGAGCCGCCATCCCCAAAAACTGATTTTTTAGTTTGTTCAGAGCCTCAAGTTCATGATTTTTTTTAGCCAGTTCTCTTTGAATATTAACCAGATCGTTATTCACCCGGCTTAGTTCTTCATAAAGGACTGTCTCGATTACCCGTTCTTTTTTATCCTCAGGGGCCATCTGTGCTTTAAACAACTGACGGAGCATATTGGTCTGGTCATTATTTATCGACATCATCTGAGACATCATGTCATCAAAGTTTGCCCTGTGATTTGTTCCCAGAATTATGATTTTGTTGTCGATCTTGACCGAATTGAAAAAGAACTTTGCTGTTTTTTCACCACTGATAATGGAGAGTTGTTTACTGAAGGATGCACCAACGGATTTGGTTTCAACGAAGAACTCCAGGACTTTCGCGATATCTTCGTTTGAAAATATTTCGATTAAAAGCCGGTCAATAAAACGGTTGTTTTCAAGTCCGGTATTGTTTATCTCTACCGATAAAACCCGTCCGGAAATATCACAAGTGAGTACAAGTCCGGTATTTTCCATAATGTCTGTTTCTATTAGTTCAGAATAAAGCCGTTAGCTAATTCGATGGCACCTTTTGCATCTTCTGCGAAACCGTCGGCACCTATTTCTTTCCAAAGGTTTTTTGCGATCTTAAACGGATACCCACCGACAAGTACCTTGATATTCTCAAAACCGGGGGTGTTTTTTACTTTGGAAATAAAACTTTCAACATCTTTAATATGATAGGTCATGGTGGCAGAAATTGCCAGCACTTTGGCATTGTGGTTCTCGAGAGCTCTGAGAATACTGTCAACCGGGGTATTCGCTCCGAAATAGTAACTGCTCCACCCCTCCATTTCAAAAAAATCGGCTACCATCCTCGCACCTATCTCGTGCAATTCATTCGCGACACAACTGACAACGATATTTCTGTTTACCGAGTTGTCATAGTTGAAAAGAAAAGGGTAAAGCTGTGACATTATAAGTTGGGTCGCTGCTGTAACAAAATGCTCATGGGCAACGGTAATTTTGCCCCTCTGCCAAAGCAGTCCTGTCTCCAGCATCGCCGGTTGAAAAACATTAAGATAAATATCCTTGATCGGTGTGCCCGAATGATACATGTTCATAACAATGTTCATCGCCGATCTTCTGTCCCCTTTTAAGAGATAGTCGAGATATTCAGCAGCATTTTCCCTAAGAGGATTTTCCTCATCAAAATAGCTGTAATCAGCGGGCGAATTCTCTCTAAATGCAGCAACACCCTGGTCGAAAACTGTCGCTGTCACAAGAAATTCCTCCTCTGAAAGAAATTTCCTCAAATTATCCCGCACCAGGTCGAAGAACCGATAAAACTCGTCGTTTACAATATTTAGAGAGGAAAAAAAGATTTTTGCCCATCTCATGTATTCGATAAACAATTCGGGCTGCGAAAGTCTGACAGCTTCTGCAAGATAGCTGAGCTTGTATTCGCAATCCTGCAGATAGAGATCGATGTGTCTCTGAGTGTAGCTTTTCTTGAACGATGGGGAGACTTCAAAATGGTTGTCCAATACCATCCGGGAAATCATTTTTTTGTTTCCCTCAAGCTTCCTGCCGATTAAATTCGATTTTTCCTTCATAACGGGTTACTCATTCTGATTAATTGATACAGGATACTCGGCATAAAAAGTTGTGCCCTTTTCATTGGAAGATTCAAAATAGACTTTTCCCTGCAAATACTTTTCAGAGAGAAGTTTCATGCTGTAAGTCCCAAGTCCTCTTCCTTTTCCCTTGCTCGAAAAAGAACGGTTAAAAATTTGAAGTTGAACGATACTCGGCATAAAGGAATGATTATTCACAGAGAAAATAATTTTGCCCTCTTTTTCCACACACGACACCGTTATTACAGAACCGACGGGATCTGCTTCAAGGGCATTCTTTACCATGTTTCCAAGAACTCTCCCAAGCAGGCTTCGGTCGTTTACTATTTCAATATCTGTCACTTCTCCCGGAACGAGTGATTTCCCTTCTGCGACAACATGATTTTTGTAAAGCTCGATTGTCTCGTGAACCATCCTGGCACTGCTGAATGTTGCGGGACGGATATCGAGTTGCCCACCTTCAGCAGCTATAAGCTGTTTTTGAGCCTGTATTTCTTCGATAAGACGATTGGATAATTCTTCGATGCTTTCACTGAAGATTTCGAGTTCATCAGGTTCCGCTTCCCGGAGAATCTGGGTGTAACCTAAAATACCACCTGCAGTGTTGAGAATGTCGTGGAAGAAAATTCTTTCGAGAGCCTGACGCCTCTTTTCGTTGGAAATGTCGGCAACGGTAAATACTGTGAAATCCTCTCCTTCAAGTGAGAGTCGAGTCGATTTCACACGCAAGTCAAGCGCGGTACACCCGTCACCTTGAATGATCCTGCATTCCTGAACATCTTCATACTGCCCGCTTTGTGAATTGAGAATGGATATCACCGCTCCGCAGGTTTTACAAAATTCTGATGTTCCACATCCGGCTTCATTCTCGAAGGCATGCTGGCAGTTTATAGCCTCACCGGGTCTGAATCCCCGTTTTAGAAAATCGTCTTCAGCGGCAAGATAATTCAGCAGGCTCTTGTTGGCAAAAACTATCTCCCGTTCTTTGTTTAATATCATGACAAATTCAGGAATTGCGTGTAAGACGGAAGTTATGTCTGAATGAGACTCAATTTTATTAATTTGAGCCAGAAGAATATGTTCAGGGGTCCGTTCGGGAGGTGCGAACGATGTTTTGAGTGCGGTACTCATAGTTGTCTCGTTATTTAAATTATCTCTACTTCAAGTTAAAATAATTTTAACTAATATTCAAGAAAATTCAGAGACTACAAGTATTTTTTTACCTTTTCCGCCGCCGGTTTTGAGTTTTTAAAGCAATCACCTATCGAAATGCCTTCCCTGAAATTTCCGGAGAATAAGAGCCCTGGATTTTCTGCTTCAATTTTGTTGAAATAAATATCGTGCAGGTAATAACCAAGGTTATACTGCGGTATCGCCCTGTCCCACATCCTTGATTTGGAAAAAACAGGTTCACCTGAAATTTTCATGATGTGGCGCAATTCCTCAATCACTTTCGATTCGATTTCGTTGCCAAAACGACGGAACACATCGAAGTTCTTGGCACCACCGATAAAAACAGTGAAGGCGGCAAGATTCGAGTTACACCTGTTTTCAAAAATTACGGAACTCCAGATCGCACCGAGGAAAATTTTCTTTTCCTTGCTTGGAATCAAAAAACCAAACCCGTCAAGAGGTGTTCTGATTTCGCTCTTTTTGAAGGCGACGAAGAGTACTTTTACAGGAGGATGGTAGATTTCTTTGAAATGTGATGAAAGTTCCCGGTCAAAATCTGCAAACACATCTGCCGAGACATGTGCAGGAAGTGTCGAGAGAAGTATGTCGCACTTGATCGTGTGAGGAGTACCGTTCTTCTCATATGTAACGGAATATCCATCCCCCTCCCTGGTCACCTTGGAAACTTTACAATTGTAGTGAATTCTGTCAGGAAATTGTGCAGCTATTGTGTCAGGAAGAATCCCCATCCCCGACCGGAACGAAAACATTTTCGCACTCTGTTTCGACTCCTCATTGCGGGCTTTTGCCTGTTTACGCTCTTTTGCGCCTTTTATCACGCCCTTTATCAGTCCGCCGTATAACTCCTCTAAACGGTAGAGTTTTGGAAAGGCTGATTTCACACTCAGTTTCTCGGCGTCTCCTGCAAAAACACCAGAAACGAAGGGATCGATCGCATAATCAAGAAATTCCCTTCCGAGTCTTCTCGTTACAAATTCGGCGAGACTCTGATTGTATCCATCCTTCGATTTTCCAACAAACGGTTCTTTCATCACTCTGATTTTTGCCATTGGTGAGAAGAGCCTCGTTTTAAGGAAAGCACCCGGACTTGTTGGCAACGACATCAGTTCATCATTTTTAAGGATGTACCTTTTGTTCGAAGTCTCACTTGCGTAAATCATCTCATCATCGAGCCCAAGCTGGCTGACCATTTCACGAATGTAGGGGGAAGTTTCGAGTCCGCTGTTGGGACCAAAATCCATCAGGAAGCCATTTTCCTTTTCAGTCCTTATACTTCCGCCCGGTTTATCACCCGCTTCGAGTATCGTGAAATCCACTCTATCACGAAACAACCAGTGAGCTGCTGTAAGCCCAGAAATTCCTGCGCCAAGTATTACAATATTTTTCATATCAGGGGTTCAATATTTCTTTTTTTCCGGTAAGTTCAGATGAAACAAGCTCAGCAAGACCTTCCACGAAAGTTTTTGAGTCGTTCAATCCTGTCATTACTATGTAATTTTCAATTTTAGCCTCTTCAGCATTATGCCGGTACTCGATGTCCAGTTCGAATGATGTCTCAACATGATCGGAGACAAAACTTATCGGGACAACAAGCACATCCTTCACTCCCTTGCTTCCAAGTTCCATTAGTTTGTCGTCAGTCGCCGGTTCCAGCCATTTTACGGGACCTACCTTACTCTGAAACGAAAGATGATACATGTGGGAATAACTGCGCAGTTTCATCACCGTCTCCATGGTGTTTCGAATTTCACCGCTGTACGGGTCACCTTTTTTTACGAGACTGACGGGGGTGCCGTGTGCACTGAAAAGAATATTCACCATATTCCTTCGTTCTTCTGGAAATTTGAGAAGACACTCATCGATTCGCTCATTAATGGCTTTCACATAAAGAGGCTGGTTGTAGTAGTTTCTGATATAAGCAACCCGGGACATGTCGCCCTTGTACACCCGTTTCCACTCATTGAATGATGAACCGGTTGTCGTGATGGAGTAATGCGGGTAGAGGGGAAGCAGTATAACCTTGTCATAGTTTCCTGCAGCAACTTTTTGTGCTGTCTCTGCCGTCAGTGGATTCCAGTAACGCATTGCAGTGAACACATCTATCGAAAAAGATAATTCTCCTTCTTTAGTAGAATGAAGTTCCCTCAGCCTCGCTTCGAGCATCGATCTTTGAAGTTCTGTCCACTCGTTTATAGGTGACTTTCCACCGATCAAATGGTACTCTTCCGCAACCTTTGGGGCTCTCCTCTTCGAAATAATCTTTGCGAAAAGCTTCTGCCCAAAAGGAAGATTGAATATATCGGGATCGCTAAACAGATTGCGAAGAAACGGTTCTATCGCATCCATGGAGTCGGGACCACCCAGATTCATTATTACAACAGCTATCTTGTTCATATTTTTCAGTTCCTGATCACTTTCATCAATGTATTTGCTTATACCGTCCTTGAATATCTTCCCTGGTCTTCTTTTCGTTCGATGAAACCGTCAAATTTCATGGCAATGTTTCTAATAAGGAGTCTGCCTTTGTTCGAAACCTGAAGTCCGTCATCATTAATTGTGAGGAGACCATCCTCTTCCATCCCTTTCAGGTTTTGAAGTGAGGAGGCAAAATACTCTTTGAAATTTATTTTGAATTCCTTTTCAAAGTTTGAAAACTGCAGTTCAAAGTCACACATCACTTTTGTAATGACTTCCCTTCTCAGGAGGTCGTCGTCTGTCAGATAGATGCCTTTGTGAACAGGCAGTTTTTCATCATTCAAAGCATCAAAATATTCTTTTTCCTTCTTGAGGTTCTGGGCATACACCCTTCCGATCTGACTGATGCTTGTAATTCCAAATGCATAAAGATCGGCACCGGCATTGGTACTGTATCCCTGGAAATTTCTGTGAAGCTTTTTGTCTCTCAGTGCAACTACCATCTCGTCTGTTGGCTTGGCAAAGTGATCCATTCCAATAAACACATAACCGGCTTTCACAAGTTCTTCAATGGTCTGTTGTAGTATCTCAAGTTTTACTTCCGGTTTCGGGAGATCTTCCTGCTTTATGAGACCCATGTGTTTTTTCATCCAGGGGACATGTGCATAGTTGAAAACGGCGATTCTGTCGGGAGAAATGTCTATGACCGCCCTGACAGTCTTGAGAAAATCTTCTTTGGTCTGAAACGGGAGACCGTAAATCAGATCAAGGTTGATGCTTGAAAATCCAAGCTCTCTCACCCAGTCAACTACCTGCCGCGTCATGCTTTCAGGTTGAATCCTGTTAAC
This region of Bacteroidota bacterium genomic DNA includes:
- the hemN gene encoding oxygen-independent coproporphyrinogen III oxidase, producing the protein MFELDFDIDLIKKYDQPGPRYTSYPTAPHFHEGFTADNYLDEIVKTNTAAVKPPLSLYYHLPFCDTLCYFCGCNMIITRNRDRIKEYIKYVKNEIDLLRTYLDVDRPVTQLHWGGGTPTHLDPDEIFDLVSYINTSFKIDPSIEAGCEIDPRGLERAHLEALRSGGFNRISMGVQDFTPEVQKAVNRIQPESMTRQVVDWVRELGFSSINLDLIYGLPFQTKEDFLKTVRAVIDISPDRIAVFNYAHVPWMKKHMGLIKQEDLPKPEVKLEILQQTIEELVKAGYVFIGMDHFAKPTDEMVVALRDKKLHRNFQGYSTNAGADLYAFGITSISQIGRVYAQNLKKEKEYFDALNDEKLPVHKGIYLTDDDLLRREVITKVMCDFELQFSNFEKEFKINFKEYFASSLQNLKGMEEDGLLTINDDGLQVSNKGRLLIRNIAMKFDGFIERKEDQGRYSRTV
- a CDS encoding circadian clock KaiB family protein; protein product: MRKYQLKLYITGKTARSEQAVSNLKSLCKSNLNDDYELLIIDVLDSPELAVQDQVLATTTLIKILPLPVRRIVGDLTDTQRVLLGLEIKV
- the hemG gene encoding protoporphyrinogen oxidase, with the translated sequence MKNIVILGAGISGLTAAHWLFRDRVDFTILEAGDKPGGSIRTEKENGFLMDFGPNSGLETSPYIREMVSQLGLDDEMIYASETSNKRYILKNDELMSLPTSPGAFLKTRLFSPMAKIRVMKEPFVGKSKDGYNQSLAEFVTRRLGREFLDYAIDPFVSGVFAGDAEKLSVKSAFPKLYRLEELYGGLIKGVIKGAKERKQAKARNEESKQSAKMFSFRSGMGILPDTIAAQFPDRIHYNCKVSKVTREGDGYSVTYEKNGTPHTIKCDILLSTLPAHVSADVFADFDRELSSHFKEIYHPPVKVLFVAFKKSEIRTPLDGFGFLIPSKEKKIFLGAIWSSVIFENRCNSNLAAFTVFIGGAKNFDVFRRFGNEIESKVIEELRHIMKISGEPVFSKSRMWDRAIPQYNLGYYLHDIYFNKIEAENPGLLFSGNFREGISIGDCFKNSKPAAEKVKKYL
- a CDS encoding HAMP domain-containing histidine kinase: MSTALKTSFAPPERTPEHILLAQINKIESHSDITSVLHAIPEFVMILNKEREIVFANKSLLNYLAAEDDFLKRGFRPGEAINCQHAFENEAGCGTSEFCKTCGAVISILNSQSGQYEDVQECRIIQGDGCTALDLRVKSTRLSLEGEDFTVFTVADISNEKRRQALERIFFHDILNTAGGILGYTQILREAEPDELEIFSESIEELSNRLIEEIQAQKQLIAAEGGQLDIRPATFSSARMVHETIELYKNHVVAEGKSLVPGEVTDIEIVNDRSLLGRVLGNMVKNALEADPVGSVITVSCVEKEGKIIFSVNNHSFMPSIVQLQIFNRSFSSKGKGRGLGTYSMKLLSEKYLQGKVYFESSNEKGTTFYAEYPVSINQNE
- a CDS encoding cobalamin-dependent protein (Presence of a B(12) (cobalamin)-binding domain implies dependence on cobalamin itself, in one of its several forms, or in some unusual lineages, dependence on a cobalamin-like analog.): MKEKSNLIGRKLEGNKKMISRMVLDNHFEVSPSFKKSYTQRHIDLYLQDCEYKLSYLAEAVRLSQPELFIEYMRWAKIFFSSLNIVNDEFYRFFDLVRDNLRKFLSEEEFLVTATVFDQGVAAFRENSPADYSYFDEENPLRENAAEYLDYLLKGDRRSAMNIVMNMYHSGTPIKDIYLNVFQPAMLETGLLWQRGKITVAHEHFVTAATQLIMSQLYPFLFNYDNSVNRNIVVSCVANELHEIGARMVADFFEMEGWSSYYFGANTPVDSILRALENHNAKVLAISATMTYHIKDVESFISKVKNTPGFENIKVLVGGYPFKIAKNLWKEIGADGFAEDAKGAIELANGFILN
- the hemH gene encoding ferrochelatase; amino-acid sequence: MNKIAVVIMNLGGPDSMDAIEPFLRNLFSDPDIFNLPFGQKLFAKIISKRRAPKVAEEYHLIGGKSPINEWTELQRSMLEARLRELHSTKEGELSFSIDVFTAMRYWNPLTAETAQKVAAGNYDKVILLPLYPHYSITTTGSSFNEWKRVYKGDMSRVAYIRNYYNQPLYVKAINERIDECLLKFPEERRNMVNILFSAHGTPVSLVKKGDPYSGEIRNTMETVMKLRSYSHMYHLSFQSKVGPVKWLEPATDDKLMELGSKGVKDVLVVPISFVSDHVETSFELDIEYRHNAEEAKIENYIVMTGLNDSKTFVEGLAELVSSELTGKKEILNP
- a CDS encoding HAMP domain-containing histidine kinase produces the protein MENTGLVLTCDISGRVLSVEINNTGLENNRFIDRLLIEIFSNEDIAKVLEFFVETKSVGASFSKQLSIISGEKTAKFFFNSVKIDNKIIILGTNHRANFDDMMSQMMSINNDQTNMLRQLFKAQMAPEDKKERVIETVLYEELSRVNNDLVNIQRELAKKNHELEALNKLKNQFLGMAAHDLRNPLGVIMNLSEFILEEKEKLSEEAVSFLEKIDSLSKFMLNMVTELLDISSIESGQMNLNKTRFDLVQLVRDAVTLNKSLAEKKNIFINFVSSEESLPLYADLNKIDQVITNLLTNAVKYSYQNTTTVVAIMKDLKKARLVVKDQGQGIPSNEIIKLFKPFAKTSVKSTGGEKSTGLGLMIVKKIVDGHGGTITVESEVGAGTTFTVELPLAEE
- a CDS encoding response regulator — its product is MKNETISVLIVDDNPDLIQSQEYILKKAGFRTFTAVGGKDGLRMAQSIFPDIILLDIEMPDLSGIELLKILKADTLTSNIFVILITAYLKESDHQVKGLESGADAYLTRPLPSKLFLAQFQVYADHVMALNLVKKSEAKLNKVIQQNPDPMLVVNQEGIIIFSNPAAEEMFRLKTSLLGKEFGFPAVAGTKSIINILTGTNEIKTCELRVTPIEFDQRQSYLCSIRDVSHLIRYENELEKLNRLYRVLSMVNRSLMTIEEETVLIQTIGSIFLETAEFDLVTLLLCPCHFKTAEPEKFVFGNDQKRIPESDLFLYLDEPMVRENILTHKKQLIFNSIKNSVINQYELRSLGIFPVVVNEEVRFILQLFSKEPGFFDKSEIDLINEISGDISFVLKHVESERIRKEDEQQLAAQKELFERIINTIPVMITRFDPKTNVTMVNAEFEKKTGYSNDLINRINLMEEAYPDEGERQRAADYMLRAEIAWEEFRVRKHDGGYLDSIWSNIRVSSGLLIGIGIDLTDKKLIESTIKYAQIKGEELSRIKANLMANMSHELRTPMIGILGYAEILEEVATDSEILEMAKIINSGAQRLIETLNLILDYSRLEAEKQSFDLFDFDLLTLAQEVIRLNDKTAKKKNLSVELKSDHKQVTVYSDERAFFQIFNNIISNALKYTLNGSVTISISVLEEDETEFVEIAIADTGIGIKPENLNLIWQEFRQVSEGMGRNFEGTGLGLTITKKLCDLLGVKIRVESKENIGTTFLLKLPKSTSTKKRKTVTRTSVEELTVSSDKLATLLYVDDEDTPFEIVSMHLAKICKVQHARNGEEALKLLEGDEKFAAILMDINLREGLDGVELTRLIRKMPRFALLPIVAITAFAMPGDREIFLSEGCTDYIAKPFKRDSLIHTIKKYIV